From Weissella confusa, a single genomic window includes:
- a CDS encoding SDR family NAD(P)-dependent oxidoreductase — MKTIVITGASDGIGAAAAKELVNLGHQVVIVGRNPEKTAKVATELGMPYHLADFTKLADVERLAVELRQYDHIDVLANNAGGIMGDRTLTADGYEKTCQVNHLAGFLLTNLLLDKLLADHATVIQTSSIAANLFVKTFDVNDVNVAHEYTSEKAYGYAKYENILFTRELQRRYGDQLTAVAFHPGVVRTSFSSESNTFMRWLYRTPLKYLGAISPERSAKRLVNLALGVPGTDFIAGEVYDGKKLLPVKVVDDGNTNARQLWEESAKMVAQFTSI, encoded by the coding sequence ATGAAGACAATTGTGATTACTGGTGCCAGTGATGGTATCGGGGCCGCTGCCGCTAAGGAGTTGGTTAACCTTGGCCATCAAGTGGTGATTGTTGGACGCAACCCAGAAAAAACAGCGAAAGTCGCGACTGAACTTGGTATGCCGTATCATTTGGCTGACTTTACGAAATTAGCGGATGTCGAGCGTTTGGCGGTTGAACTACGTCAGTACGACCACATTGATGTGCTGGCAAATAATGCAGGTGGCATTATGGGTGACCGTACGTTGACGGCCGATGGCTATGAAAAGACGTGCCAAGTGAATCATTTGGCTGGGTTCCTTTTAACAAATCTACTATTAGATAAGTTGCTGGCTGATCATGCAACAGTCATTCAAACATCAAGTATTGCGGCGAACTTGTTTGTGAAGACGTTTGACGTTAATGATGTGAACGTGGCCCATGAGTATACGTCGGAAAAGGCATACGGTTATGCAAAATACGAAAACATTCTATTCACCCGTGAGCTACAACGTCGGTACGGTGATCAGCTAACGGCCGTTGCGTTCCACCCTGGTGTTGTTCGCACGAGTTTTTCATCTGAATCAAACACGTTTATGCGTTGGCTATACCGTACACCATTGAAGTATTTGGGGGCAATTAGTCCAGAGCGCAGTGCCAAGCGTTTGGTGAACTTGGCTCTTGGTGTACCTGGCACTGACTTCATTGCCGGCGAAGTATATGATGGTAAGAAGTTGCTACCAGTCAAAGTAGTGGATGATGGTAATACAAATGCCCGTCAGCTGTGGGAAGAATCTGCCAAGATGGTGGCACAGTTTACTTCTATATAG
- a CDS encoding TenA family protein — protein sequence MTREELMPIRDNMMAAIMQEPFVQGIRTGVLSQTSRDYYVAQDHHYVATFMMLLEQTNAQLPLELRRHAMSESDESDAHLGLAPSERYHQIAVGAHNANYLNHLRDTVAQGDPLASMLALLPCTESYGLIAQRLQQQGVASNGFDVWVDYYANQAYQSIIDWSWRTVDQLFAQTQSEKADYARIYETSYHHELAFWQAANQ from the coding sequence ATGACACGTGAAGAACTCATGCCAATTCGCGACAATATGATGGCCGCGATTATGCAAGAACCCTTTGTCCAAGGTATCCGGACTGGTGTGTTGTCACAGACTAGTCGTGATTATTACGTCGCACAAGATCATCATTACGTGGCTACGTTTATGATGCTGTTAGAACAAACGAATGCACAATTGCCATTAGAACTAAGACGACATGCTATGTCTGAGTCGGATGAGAGCGATGCGCATTTGGGTCTTGCGCCAAGTGAACGCTATCACCAAATTGCAGTAGGTGCACATAATGCGAACTACCTCAATCATTTGCGGGACACAGTCGCCCAAGGTGATCCACTAGCCAGCATGTTGGCGTTATTACCATGCACAGAATCATACGGCTTAATTGCACAACGTTTGCAACAGCAAGGGGTCGCATCGAATGGGTTTGATGTCTGGGTAGATTACTACGCGAATCAAGCCTATCAGTCAATCATTGACTGGAGTTGGCGGACGGTTGATCAGCTATTTGCGCAAACGCAATCTGAAAAAGCTGATTACGCGCGCATTTACGAAACGTCATATCACCATGAATTGGCGTTTTGGCAGGCAGCTAATCAATGA
- the thiE gene encoding thiamine phosphate synthase encodes MKKELLQRYFVAGSQNFPDLTLAEYEDRLAVMMQSGITAYQFREKNPALSTDEKQALAMRLREKARELAVPFIVDDDVALAIAVEADGVHVGQDDMPITDVVTQVAGQMIVGLSVRNKAEMVAAQSVMGIDYLGVGPVFATATKADAATPLGLDGLTTTLNANTKQLPTVAIGGITLKDLPALRQSGVDGVAVISLLSEAPDVRSVINEMKAKWGTL; translated from the coding sequence ATGAAGAAAGAACTTTTACAACGATATTTTGTCGCCGGCTCGCAGAACTTTCCTGATTTAACGTTGGCCGAATATGAAGATCGACTCGCAGTAATGATGCAATCAGGTATTACAGCGTACCAGTTCCGTGAAAAGAACCCTGCACTGTCGACTGATGAAAAACAAGCTTTGGCGATGCGATTGCGGGAAAAGGCTCGTGAATTAGCTGTGCCGTTTATCGTTGATGACGATGTTGCATTGGCAATAGCGGTTGAAGCGGATGGTGTTCACGTTGGCCAGGATGATATGCCAATCACGGATGTCGTGACACAGGTTGCTGGCCAGATGATTGTGGGGCTATCGGTTCGCAATAAGGCCGAAATGGTCGCCGCTCAGTCGGTGATGGGCATTGATTATCTGGGCGTTGGACCGGTTTTTGCGACCGCAACGAAGGCTGATGCAGCTACGCCATTAGGATTAGACGGCCTCACGACGACCTTGAATGCTAATACAAAACAACTGCCAACCGTTGCAATCGGTGGCATTACACTTAAAGACTTACCTGCATTACGTCAATCGGGTGTCGATGGTGTTGCGGTGATTAGTCTATTGAGCGAAGCACCAGATGTTCGGTCGGTGATTAATGAGATGAAAGCAAAGTGGGGAACGTTATGA
- the thiD gene encoding bifunctional hydroxymethylpyrimidine kinase/phosphomethylpyrimidine kinase — MIDITQVLTVAGIDSSGGAGANADLKTFHNQGVYGALIITGLTAQNTLGVQGILPTPTDFISDQFKSVLSDLDIRALKTGALFDADRVHVVADEIANSGVAHVVVDPVMVAKGGAKLLTDDAIEAVKNELFPLATVVTPNLAEASVLLNRAIATEEDMVNAAHELQLLGPKNVVLKGGHLKDSHSDDVADYVAFADGTGRWYHAPSIETNRTHGTGDTLSAFITAHLAQGETLVEIMPRAKAFMNAAIAETIAVGHGHGPLNHWVTE, encoded by the coding sequence ATGATTGATATCACACAGGTGTTAACAGTAGCGGGTATTGACTCAAGTGGTGGTGCCGGCGCCAACGCGGATTTGAAAACGTTCCATAATCAAGGTGTCTACGGTGCTTTAATCATTACTGGTTTGACGGCGCAAAATACATTGGGCGTCCAAGGCATCTTGCCGACGCCAACTGATTTTATTAGTGACCAATTCAAAAGTGTCTTGTCTGATCTAGATATTCGGGCATTAAAAACTGGCGCGTTGTTTGATGCAGACCGGGTGCATGTCGTTGCGGACGAAATCGCCAATTCTGGTGTAGCGCATGTGGTTGTTGATCCCGTGATGGTTGCAAAAGGTGGTGCCAAGCTACTAACCGATGATGCCATTGAGGCGGTGAAAAATGAGTTATTCCCGTTAGCGACGGTTGTGACACCAAACTTGGCTGAAGCGTCGGTCTTGTTGAATCGGGCGATTGCCACAGAAGAGGACATGGTGAACGCTGCGCATGAACTGCAACTACTGGGTCCAAAAAATGTAGTCTTGAAGGGTGGTCATTTGAAAGATAGTCACTCTGACGATGTGGCGGATTATGTAGCATTCGCGGACGGAACCGGCCGTTGGTACCACGCGCCAAGCATTGAGACAAACCGCACACATGGGACTGGTGACACGTTATCTGCCTTCATTACAGCACATCTTGCGCAAGGTGAAACGTTAGTAGAGATCATGCCCCGTGCCAAAGCGTTTATGAATGCTGCGATTGCGGAAACGATTGCCGTTGGTCACGGCCACGGCCCACTGAATCATTGGGTGACAGAATGA
- the thiM gene encoding hydroxyethylthiazole kinase translates to MNHLLTNIREQQPLVLNVANFVTMQHVADAINVVGASPLMTNEPHEAAELVGISSAVVLNIGTLSEAQWPLFLAVGQAANQQNKPVILDPVAVGMPYRAQFVRRLLENVTVDIIRGNASEIAWFAQAEVAGRGIDTLDQTTHQQEAELAAKKTGAVIVQTGVVDVITDGVRTQTVVTNSPLLAINVGAGDMLSGLIGAFAAVTEDYFAAGVAATELFGEAGERASAQVNHLPGHFIGALFNELYVITQTEVTTR, encoded by the coding sequence ATGAATCATTTACTGACCAACATCCGTGAACAACAACCGCTCGTGCTGAACGTTGCAAATTTTGTGACGATGCAACACGTGGCGGATGCAATTAATGTCGTAGGCGCTTCGCCTTTGATGACTAACGAGCCGCACGAAGCTGCTGAACTAGTTGGCATTTCGTCGGCGGTCGTTTTGAACATAGGGACGCTATCTGAAGCACAATGGCCGCTATTTTTGGCAGTTGGCCAAGCGGCTAATCAACAAAACAAGCCGGTGATTTTGGATCCAGTCGCGGTGGGGATGCCATACCGTGCGCAATTTGTGCGTCGTTTGCTGGAAAATGTAACTGTTGATATTATCCGAGGCAACGCCAGCGAAATTGCGTGGTTCGCCCAGGCAGAAGTTGCGGGTCGTGGGATTGATACCTTGGATCAAACAACGCATCAACAAGAAGCTGAGTTAGCTGCTAAAAAGACTGGCGCGGTGATTGTACAAACTGGTGTGGTTGATGTGATTACCGATGGCGTGCGTACGCAGACGGTGGTTACGAATTCACCATTGTTAGCGATTAATGTTGGTGCTGGCGATATGTTGAGCGGTTTAATTGGCGCATTTGCTGCCGTGACGGAGGACTACTTTGCTGCCGGGGTAGCAGCTACTGAATTATTTGGTGAAGCTGGTGAACGGGCATCTGCGCAAGTGAATCATTTACCGGGTCACTTTATCGGTGCGCTATTCAATGAGTTGTATGTGATAACGCAAACGGAGGTGACAACGCGATGA
- a CDS encoding glycerol dehydrogenase, with product MERVFASPSRYVQGAHVLESGINHIKELGSNALLLAGNHTWAAVGETFAKNLEAAGMSYTRVAFQGEASRSEIARAVGIARENNSDVVLGLGGGKAVDSAKAIADEANLPVVILPTLASTDAPTSALSVIYTDDGAFESYLFYKKNPELVMVDTDVIAKSPVRYLASGIADAMATLIEVKAVSEKHGDTMAGGKQTLAAVAIAEKAEETLFNYGLQAIEANRQGVVTAALESVVEANTLLSGLGFESGGLAAAHAIHNGFTALTGDIHHLTHGEKVAYGTLTQMILQNETAETLDKYIDFYQKLGLPTTLEEMHLENASREDLLKIGVQATAEGETIHQMPFEVTAEDVANALVAVDAYVKSR from the coding sequence ATGGAACGTGTATTTGCAAGTCCATCTCGTTATGTGCAAGGGGCGCACGTATTGGAAAGTGGCATTAATCACATCAAAGAATTGGGATCAAACGCATTGTTGTTGGCTGGTAACCACACGTGGGCTGCCGTTGGGGAAACGTTTGCCAAGAATTTGGAAGCTGCTGGCATGTCATATACGCGAGTTGCGTTCCAAGGTGAGGCATCACGTTCAGAAATCGCCCGTGCGGTTGGTATTGCTCGTGAAAACAACAGCGATGTTGTCCTTGGTTTAGGTGGTGGTAAGGCCGTCGATTCAGCGAAGGCCATTGCGGACGAAGCTAACTTGCCAGTCGTAATTTTGCCAACTTTGGCATCAACTGATGCACCAACGTCAGCTTTGTCAGTTATTTATACTGATGATGGTGCATTTGAGAGTTACTTATTCTACAAGAAAAATCCTGAGTTGGTGATGGTCGACACGGATGTTATCGCCAAGTCACCAGTGCGCTACTTGGCTTCCGGTATTGCAGATGCCATGGCGACGCTTATCGAAGTGAAGGCTGTTAGTGAAAAGCATGGTGATACGATGGCCGGTGGAAAGCAAACGTTGGCGGCAGTTGCAATCGCCGAAAAGGCAGAAGAAACATTGTTCAACTATGGCTTGCAAGCAATCGAAGCGAACCGCCAAGGTGTTGTAACGGCTGCCCTTGAATCAGTTGTCGAAGCAAATACGTTACTTTCAGGATTGGGATTTGAGTCTGGCGGATTGGCTGCAGCGCACGCAATCCACAACGGATTCACAGCATTGACTGGTGACATTCACCACCTAACGCACGGTGAAAAGGTGGCTTACGGTACGTTGACGCAAATGATTTTGCAAAATGAAACGGCGGAAACGTTGGATAAGTACATTGATTTCTATCAAAAGCTTGGTTTGCCAACAACACTTGAAGAAATGCACTTGGAAAACGCATCACGCGAAGACTTGTTGAAGATTGGTGTTCAAGCAACTGCTGAAGGTGAGACGATTCACCAGATGCCATTTGAAGTGACGGCTGAGGATGTTGCAAATGCGTTGGTTGCAGTCGATGCATATGTGAAGTCACGTTGA